The Leishmania major strain Friedlin complete genome, chromosome 28 genome includes a region encoding these proteins:
- a CDS encoding putative molybdenum cofactor biosynthesis protein — protein MKHLLTPATPPPSAAFGGRGPAIPSVSIVEEYYTSKKGPLFATAVVAGTNAVKQVSSLVPFCYPTPIQRCSFTFRRRQVLQPPRSAQMPHRVVLRRRTSEPGPQQSRPEYSVLYCFCTVATENRGGVEMEALTGAMMASVTLYDMLKGLPGAQEDGLSLGEAFVLAKRGGRNDFTKLLMSEPERPLVESGLRSGGAEIHALSPISGAVNGGGVQPPTGATHASPSAATATGTSRAATLDANGHASANAEQARVEGQEASEEVAEEEDYHSAAKRVIRRPAPATATAHDVVDGSAAPGDADAWWRSSKHEKRLQELYPRRKYGDNARLVPPSPAPMTPVSPVTRARTRTGPSASSDSGAEVVAGTAAVLAARPKLASKASMIRDRQASSAGKGPASTAALPKVARRPEPTGSIHEADEADEEDDMVEHRRSSNRSRLAKKSARAAASAVEADDEDNGKPAAAAAEEEEEADEEAATTTSTAVDEVDEEEGTAMTAAAKKRRHSTAVTAAPKSHAATITAKSLVSGKRTQTGHKRYLAEVEDEAAAAEEDEDATEDNEGADAEARMPVKGSAAAATRKAHAHGGATGRRTGKDAIERPSRSFGASGRKQRAGRVTPRKGRASAEPDDYHDDEDMSAPEERDDGIEEDDTAAGDENDNAVSAAAERRRGKAAVKQIRPAAPKRGGTLRPVRHDSWDVGFSQRSRHDAGDGDGDEGHEDAVEEEEAEAAETIDEDGEGDEAEDVTPPPPPRKKLKKPLKRAAPKRR, from the coding sequence ATGAAGCACCTCTTGACTCCTgccacaccgccaccgtcCGCCGCTTTCGGCGGGCGCGGGCCAGCGATTCCGTCCGTCTCCATCGTGGAGGAATACTACACGAGCAAGAAGGGTCCCTTgttcgccaccgccgtggtGGCCGGCACCAACGCCGTTAAGCAGGTGAGCTCGCTCGTCCCCTTTTGCTATCCAACGCCGATCCAGCGCTGCTCTTTCACCTTCCGTCGTCGCCAGGTGctccagccgccgcgatCGGCGCAGATGCCACATCgggtggtgctgcgtcgccgaACCTCAGAGCCGGGCCCGCAGCAGAGTCGGCCCGAATACAGCGTCCTCTACTGCTtctgcaccgtcgccacggagaacagaggaggggtggagatggaggcgctgACGGGGGCTATGATGGCCAGTGTCACCCTCTACGACATGTTGAAGGGCCTGCCAGGAGCACAGGAGGATGGCTTGAGCCTGGGGGAGGCCTTCGTTCTTGCCAAGCGTGGCGGCCGCAATGACTTCACCAAACTGCTGATGTCCGAGCCTGAACGCCCGCTCGTGGAGAGTGGTCTGCGCTCTGGAGGAGCGGAAATCCACGCCCTCTCGCCGATCAGCGGCGCTGTGAATGGGGGTGGTGTGCAGCCACCTACAGgcgccacgcacgcatcGCCGTCTGCCGCGACTGCTACCGGCACTTCGAGGGCAGCAACGCTGGACGCCAATGGACATGCCTCGGCAAACGCGGAACAAGCGCGAGTGGAGGGCCAGGAGGCGTCTGAAGAGGTGGCTGAAGAGGAGGACTACCACTCGGCAGCGAAGCGTGTGATACGCCGTCCAGCGCCTGCGACAGCAACCGCCCATGACGTCGTCGACGGCTCTGCTGCCCCTGGCGATGCTGACGCGTGGTGGCGCTCGTCAAAGCATGAGAAGAGGTTGCAAGAGCTCTACCCGCGTCGCAAGTACGGTGACAATGCACGCCTCGTTCCACCGAGCCCCGCGCCAATGACCCCAGTCAGCCCTGTAACAagggcacgcacgcgcacgggcCCTTCGGCGTCCTCAgacagcggcgctgaggtGGTTGCGGGAACTGCTGCTGTTTTGGCTGCGCGGCCGAAGCTGGCGTCCAAGGCGAGTATGATCCGCGATCGTCAAGCCTCCTCAGCAGGCAAGGGGCCAGCCTCAACGGCCGCGTTACCCAAAGTCGCTCGCAGGCCTGAGCCTACAGGCAGCATCCATGAGGCAGATGAGGCcgacgaggaagacgacATGGTAGAGCACCGCCGGTCATCAAATCGTAGCCGGTTGGCCAAGAAGTCTGCCCGGGCAGCTGCCTCCGCAGTCGAGGCCGACGATGAGGACAATGGTAagccggcagccgcagctgcagaggaggaggaggaggctgacgaagaggcggcgacgacgacatccACTGCAGTCGATGAGGTCGACGAAGAGGAAGGGACCGCGATGACGGCAGCCGCCAAAAAACGCAGGCACAGCACGGCGGTCACGGCGGCGCCCAAGAGCCATGCCGCCACTATCACCGCCAAGTCGCTGGTCTCTGGAAAACGCACCCAGACAGGGCACAAGCGTTACCTTGCGGAGGTGGAAGATGAGGCTGCGGCCGCtgaagaggacgaggacgcgaCAGAGGACAACGAAGGTGCggacgcggaggcgcgcaTGCCGGTCAAgggcagtgcagcagcagctacaCGCAAAGCGCATGCccacggcggcgcgacggGAAGGCGGACTGGCAAAGACGCTATCGAGCGCCCCTCACGCAGCTTTGGCGCCAGCGGCCGCAAGCAGCGCGCGGGGCGCGTTACACCTAGAAAAGGTCGAGCGTCAGCGGAGCCGGACGACTATCATGACGACGAGGACATGAGCGCCCCTGAGGAGAGGGATGACGGTAtcgaggaggacgacacTGCAGCAGGGGACGAGAACGACAATGCCgtatctgctgctgctgaaagGCGGCGTGGCAAAGCAGCGGTGAAGCAGATACGCCCAGCCGCGCCGAAGAGGGGCGGAACCTTGCGGCCTGTCCGGCACGACTCCTGGGATGTGGGCTTCAGTCAGCGGAGCCgccacgacgccggcgacggcgacggcgacgaagGGCACGAAGACgcagtggaggaggaggaggcggaggcggcagagactATCGATGAGGACGGCGAAggggacgaggcggaggacgtgacacctccaccgccgccgcgcaagAAACTGAAGAAGCCGCTGAAGCGTGCAGCACCGAAGAGGAGGTAG
- a CDS encoding putative protein phosphatase 4 catalytic subunit — protein sequence MSSDLNQQLEAMYEGKLLTEEQVVQLCSRCKDLMLEEGNIETIYAPVTLCGDIHGQFSDLLELFSKGGRVPETSYVFMGDYVDRGYHSVETLLLLLLLKARYPDRITLLRGNHESRQITQVYGFYDECYRKYGCANVWRLCTELFDYMPLGAVVEEDIFCVHGGLSPQIGTLDEVRVLDRKQEVPHEGPMSDLLWSDPEDIEGWSVSQRGAGFVFGGDVAKSFNHRNGLSLIARAHQLVLEGYKSMFDSNCCTVWSAPNYCYRCGNVASILEVGEHSKTDRNVVYFTAATADVRGHLAKQPPPEYFL from the coding sequence ATGTCGAGCGATTTGAaccagcagctggaggcgatgTACGAGGGTAAGCTGCTcacggaggagcaggtgGTGCAGCTGTGTAGTCGTTGCAAGGACCTCATGTTAGAGGAGGGCAACATAGAGACCATCTACGCCCCCGTCACGCTCTGCGGCGACATCCATGGTCAGTTCTCCGACTTGTTGGAGCTCTTCAGCAAGGGCGGGCGAGTGCCAGAGACGTCGTATGTTTTCATGGGCGACTACGTCGACCGTGGCTACCACAGTgtggagacgctgctgctgctactgctgctgaaggcgcgCTACCCCGATCGCATCACGCTGTTGCGTGGTAATCACGAGTCGCGCCAGATTACGCAGGTGTATGGCTTCTACGATGAGTGCTACCGCAAGTACGGCTGCGCGAACGTGTGGCGGCTGTGCACGGAGCTGTTTGACTACATGCCACTTGGTGCAGTAGTAGAGGAGGACATCTTTTGTGTGCACGGCGGCCTCAGTCCGCAGATTGGCACGCTCGATGAAGTGCGTGTGCTGGACCGCAAGCAGGAGGTACCGCACGAGGGCCCCATGAGCGACCTGCTTTGGTCGGACCCGGAGGACATAGAGGGGTGGAGCGTAAgccagcgcggcgcgggTTTTGTCTTTGGTGGCGATGTCGCCAAGAGCTTCAATCACCGAAACGGTCTCAGTCTCATTGCACGTGCGCATCAGCTGGTGCTGGAGGGGTACAAGTCGATGTTTGATAGCAACTGCTGCACGGTGTGGTCAGCCCCAAACTACTGCTACCGGTGTGGTAACGTCGCCTCTATCCTCGAGGTGGGCGAGCACTCCAAGACGGATCGAAACGTTGTGTATTTcaccgcagccaccgccgATGTGCGCGGCCATCTCGCGAAGCAGCCCCCACCCGAGTACTTCCTGTGA
- a CDS encoding cytochrome oxidase assembly protein-like protein has product MQRFTARYVVSAAASASARRLPSRFGMYWAQRCPSRFAATKFHLSAADETAAAAKPWVAPPHNRSVAHWLYISAACVGAVVWLGGVTRLTESGLSLVEWKPISGVRPPLTDEEWDKEFRHYQEFPEFKQKPNMTLREFQFIFFWEWAHRVLARGLGLVFGGPLLYYAGRGYFKGNGKFLAGLVGILGLGAAQGFMGWYMVTSGLDNKLLEERKKATVSAYRLAAHLILAFTIYSFMLRMGYGLKLPVMAPFPRMAKVQLWLRMSFAMMFVTAISGAFVAGLDAGLLYNDDFPWMAGGVFPPADHLFALEPTWRNFFENHSMVQTTHRVMAGATFLTITGLNVAASRRRGFIPPPVFRNLMFVNTALLFQVSLGMWTVMSTVYVPVAVSHQMGALILLTTLIRMCAVVGSRGVVLA; this is encoded by the coding sequence ATGCAACGCTTCACTGCCCGCTACGTGGtcagcgccgcggcatccgcCTCGGCTCGTCGGTTGCCATCGCGGTTCGGCATGTACTGGGCACAGCGGTGCCCCTCGCGATTCGCGGCAACCAAGTTCCATctctccgctgccgacgagaccgccgctgccgccaagcCCTGGGTAGCACCACCGCATAACCGGTCCGTTGCCCACTGGCTGTACATCAGCGCCGCATGCGTGGGTGCCGTTGTCTGGTTGGGCGGGGTGACGCGCCTGACGGAGAGTGGGCTGTCCTTGGTGGAGTGGAAGCCGATTAGCGGCGTGCGCCCGCCGCTGACGGATGAGGAGTGGGACAAGGAGTTCCGCCACTACCAAGAATTTCCCGAGTTCAAGCAGAAGCCGAACATGACGCTGAGGGAGTTTCAGTTCATTTTCTTCTGGGAGTGGGCACACCGCGTGCTCGCGCGCGGCCTCGGCCTCGTCTTTGGCGGCCCGCTGCTCTACTACGCCGGCCGCGGCTACTTCAAGGGCAACGGCAAGTTTCTGGCTGGCCTCGTCGGCATCCTGGGCCTGGGTGCTGCCCAGGGGTTCATGGGGTGGTACATGGTCACAAGCGGGCTGGACAAcaagctgctggaggagcgcaaGAAGGCGACCGTGTCCGCCtaccgcctcgccgcccacCTCATTCTCGCCTTCACTATCTATTCCTTCATGCTGCGCATGGGCTACGGGCTGAAGCTGCCGGTCATGGCACCCTTCCCTCGCATGGCCAAGGTGCAGCTGTGGCTGCGGATGTCCTTTGCCATGATGTTTGTGACGGCCATCTCAGGCGCCTTTGTGGCTGGACTCGATGCGGGGCTCCTGTACAACGACGACTTTCCCTGGATGGCTGGCGGCGTCTTCCCGCCAGCTGATCATCTTTTTGCCCTTGAGCCGACGTGGCGCAACTTCTTTGAGAACCACTCGATGGTGCAGACGACCCACCGCGTCATGGCCGGCGCGACCTTTCTGACGATCACGGGACTGAACgtggccgcgtcgcggcggcgcggcttcATTCCGCCGCCCGTCTTCCGCAACCTCATGTTTGTGAACACGGCTCTGCTGTTCCAGGTCAGTCTTGGCATGTGGACGGTGATGTCGACGGTGTACGTCCCCGTCGCCGTGTCTCACCAGATGGGTGCGCTGATACTTCTCACTACTCTGATTCGCATGTGCGCAGTGGTGGGCAGTCGTGGGGTCGTGCTCGCCTAG
- the LACK1 gene encoding activated protein kinase c receptor (LACK) — MNYEGHLKGHRGWVTSLACPQQAGSYIKVVSTSRDGTAISWKANPDRHSVDSDYGLPNHRLEGHTGFVSCVSLAHATDYALTASWDRSIRMWDLRNGQCQRKFLKHTKDVLAVAFSPDDRLIVSAGRDNVIRVWNVAGECMHEFLRDGHEDWVSSICFSPSLEHPIVVSGSWDNTIKVWNVNGGKCERTLKGHSNYVSTVTVSPDGSLCASGGKDGAALLWDLSTGEQLFKINVESPINQIAFSPNRFWMCVATERSLSVYDLESKAVIAELTPDGAKPSECISIAWSADGNTLYSGHKDNLIRVWSISDAE; from the coding sequence ATGAACTACGAGGGTCACCTGAAGGGCCACCGCGGATGGGTCACCTCCCTGGCCTGCCCGCAGCAGGCGGGGTCGTACATCAAGGTGGTGTCGACGTCGCGCGATGGCACGGCCATCTCGTGGAAGGCCAACCCCGACCGCCACAGCGTGGACAGCGACTACGGTCTGCCGAACCACCGCCTCGAGGGCCACACCGGCTTCGTGTCGTGCGTGTCGCTGGCCCACGCCACCGACTACGCGCTGACCGCGTCCTGGGACCGCTCCATCCGCATGTGGGACCTGCGCAATGGCCAGTGCCAGCGCAAGTTCCTGAAGCACACCAAGGacgtgctcgccgtcgccttctCGCCGGACGACCGCCTGATCGTGTCCGCGGGCCGCGACAACGTGATCCGCGTGTGGAACGTGGCGGGTGAGTGCATGCACGAGTTCCTGCGCGACGGCCACGAGGACTGGGTGAGCAGCATCTGCTtctcgccgtcgctggagcaCCCGATCGTGGTGTCCGGCAGCTGGGACAACACCATCAAAGTATGGAACGTGAACGGGGGCAAGTGTGAGCGCACGCTCAAGGGCCACAGCAACTACGTGTCCACGGTGACGGTGTCGCCAGACGGGTCTCTGTGCGCATCTGGCGGCAaggacggcgcggcgctgttgTGGGACCTGAGCACCGGTGAGCAGCTGTTCAAGATCAACGTGGAGTCGCCCATCAACCAGATCGCCTTCTCGCCCAACCGCTTCTGGATGTGCGTCGCGACGGAGAGGTCTCTGTCCGTGTACGACCTGGAGAGCAAGGCCGTGATTGCGGAGCTGACGCCGGACGGCGCGAAGCCGTCGGAGTGCATCTCCATTGCCTGGTCCGCCGACGGCAACACTCTGTACTCCGGCCACAAGGACAACCTGATCCGCGTGTGGTCCATCTCCGACGCCGAGTAA
- a CDS encoding putative membrane-bound acid phosphatase, whose protein sequence is MSFVVRSLLPHSMRQMCVLVAVTALLAVAHLPTPSRGSVEWVLQQVQVLHRHGSRSAIPTHNTTAICGSTPCGFLNPQGEIMMRNVGSFLRTRYNTDATVVDEPFLPSLDYNLTVVESHSTDVQRTLQSAHMFLAGMFPNESRLIPAIHTVPTSQDTMLNTFSQPWVALYVTYAGAAQSARMNPTIDRYFPDWTELRDLGAALWSEGYCSNFTTRLNCVIMVYDIATAKLAVGELPVAVAARYDDLHEIIAECYRGLWYYDPSNSFSVQQGGRGQPFLQQVVRNIDDFVAGRNTYKVMHYSGHDISLGAVWGTLGDKGVHAMQPPYAQTLVLELVKSASSGEHGVRVLRGWPGQTSETGFTFSWDPTWQLQCQRSNGTNYAATDNLCPLEDFRRYVAWTVGTDPRGMCLLDEETSALLDCPTAEEEQTVSVALPESCLLYRSACPAYACAPGYVLSALGSQCKCTSASCLDLGSHGSNNLVNLTVKMSGVSGGAVAGISVATFCLGALFAVAVSLIVLALMSRGGDCAPHFGHRDKSVVPDQRLRPDL, encoded by the coding sequence ATGTCCTTTGTGGTGCGCTCGCTTCTCCCGCACAGCATGCGCCAGATGTGCGTGCTGGTGGCCGTGACAGCGCTACTGGCTGTTGCGCACCTGCCGACCCCCTCACGCGGCAGCGTGGAGTGGGTactgcagcaggtgcaggtgctgcaccgccacggctCGCGCTCCGCGATACCAACCCACAACACAACGGCCATCTGCGGCTCGACGCCGTGCGGGTTCCTGAACCCGCAGGGTGAGATTATGATGCGGAACGTGGGCAGCTTCCTGCGCACACGCTACAACACGGACGCGACCGTGGTGGATGAGCCGTTCCTGCCGTCATTGGACTACAATCTCACCGTTGTGGAGTCGCACTCCACGGAtgtgcagcgcacgctgcagagTGCGCATATGTTCCTTGCTGGGATGTTCCCGAACGAGAGCCGGCTGATCCCCGCCATCCACACTGTGCCAACATCTCAGGACACGATGCTAAACACCTTCTCGCAGCCGTGGGTTGCGCTGTATGTCACGTACGCAGGCGCCGCTCAGTCGGCGCGCATGAACCCCACGATTGACCGCTACTTTCCCGACTGGACGGAGCTCAGGGATCTCGGTGCGGCGTTGTGGAGTGAGGGCTACTGTTCCAACTTCACGACACGCCTGAACTGCGTCATTATGGTGTACGATATCGCCACCGCCAAGCTCGCTGTGGGCGAGTTGCCagtcgctgttgccgcccGGTACGACGACTTGCATGAGATTATCGCAGAGTGTTACCGCGGGCTGTGGTACTACGACCCCAGCAACTCCTTCTCTGTGCAGCAGGGCGGGCGCGGGCAGCCGTTCCTGCAGCAGGTGGTGAGGAACATCGATGACTTTGTCGCTGGTCGCAACACATACAAGGTGATGCATTACAGCGGTCACGACATTTCTCTGGGAGCCGTGTGGGGCACGCTGGGCGACAAAGGTGTGCACGCGATGCAGCCTCCCTACGCGCAGACATTGGTGCTTGAGCTTGTGAAGagcgcgagcagcggcgagcatggcgtgcgtgtgctgcgcggctggcCTGGCCAGACCTCCGAGACCGGGTTCACTTTCTCCTGGGACCCGACgtggcagctgcagtgccagcgcagcaacggGACGAACTACGCTGCGACGGACAACCTGTGCCCGCTGGAGGACTTCCGGCGCTATGTTGCGTGGACGGTGGGAACGGACCCGCGCGGGATGTGTCTGCTGGACGAGGAGACGTCTGCTCTGCTGGACTGCCCGACGGCTGAGGAGGAACAGACCGTTTCCGTGGCGCTGCCCGAGTCATGCTTGCTGTACCGCTCGGCGTGCCCCGCGTATGCGTGCGCGCCCGGCTACGTTCTATCCGCGCTGGGGTCGCAGTGCAAGTGCACGTCTGCTTCGTGCCTGGACCTGGGCAGCCATGGGAGCAATAACCTCGTGAATTTGACGGTAAAGATGTCCGGAGTGTCTGGAGGCGCTGTTGCCGGCATCTCCGTCGCGACGTTCTGTTTAGGTGCACTTTTTGCCGTTGCGGTGTCGCTGATCGTGCTGGCGCTGATgagccgcggcggtgactGTGCGCCCCACTTTGGGCACCGCGACAAGTCCGTGGTGCCCGACCAGCGACTTCGTCCTGACCTGTAG
- a CDS encoding putative coatomer gamma subunit has translation MVDAVSRYDDDEEDDALPFEGLDKASALQECRVFNKIPLDEEGSIRAMTQVLYLLSIGVRLTEAEATDIFFMSTKLMQSNYAKLRRLQYILMKELSPLVEQSFIASNALMTDIKKKGDSDKSSAIRALYAIMDSSMYNSMDRTIVECMTSRNPSVVTAALVTGIHMSNTLPEMPRKWATQLNEVLRERSKAQYPAIALLHKIRNNDRLSVDRLIEDAQAGRVRSSLAVCIIIKMCTELMQDDFTSSLEIYKFVTSMLHRSDMIAFEAAKSIASLRNVSDRELTPVVTMLQLYLSSQNQVLRFAAVYLIGRISTTHPAAVAPINAEIEALALDPNRVIATLAITSLLKTGTESTIGRMLTQLSSGSYMSELGDQLKLTIVDAMRVLNAKFPSKYETLLAFLFRALSDEGSSSLKQSVVDAMLDISNSNPSSKEVVLTHLAEFIDDCEFSQITKRVLMHLGEGVPHCSNPRHFVRYVYNHATLEKPEVRAVAVATLAKIAASVPSLRRSIVALLKRSCSDGDDEVRDRAVLYTKLFLQNDDTLVRTYVENVAAAVQHQRHTLREAHKKTSADGVLGGSTSADTMVAIAAAPNHTDASGMPAPTPAILQGRDALHHVRQLRELGEPAKSTEPVLITEADNEYVVSVMKHVYPEHVVVQFKVKNMMDNMLFKNVIVVTNTEELEAEPLYAIPIESIRPGETQYGYVVLQYAPGKFPSGTVEPMFRFAMAEREDEDAGDHDEYPMESFDVDVCDFVTPIDLGNSMEDKWAEQEGNETAGTFALHSMKNLTEAAQQLADFFGMHIEGGVPEKITTTSHVVKMSGVLADEDRTLVLVQAKVFIATDNHVALHLALRGGSADIREYLANVLLR, from the coding sequence ATGGTGGACGCGGTCTCTCGCtacgacgatgacgaggaggacgacgcccTGCCCTTCGAGGGCCTCGACAAGGCGTCCGCGCTGCAGGAGTGCCGCGTCTTCAACAAGATCCCGCTGGACGAGGAAGGGTCCATTCGGGCCATGACGCAGGTGCTCTACCTCTTGTCTATTGGCGTGCGGCTGACCGAGGCCGAGGCGACGGACATCTTCTTTATGTCCACAAAGCTCATGCAGTCGAACTACGCCAAGCTGCGGCGTCTGCAGTACATCCTGATGAAGGAACTCAGTCCCCTTGTGGAGCAGAGCTTCATCGCGTCGAACGCGCTCATGACGGATATTAAGAAGAAGGGCGACTCTGACAAGAGCAGCGCCATCCGCGCGCTATACGCCATCATGGACAGCAGCATGTACAACTCCATGGATCGCACCATCGTGGAATGCATGACGTCGCGCAACCCAAGCGTGGTGACAGCAGCGCTAGTGACGGGCATCCACATGTCCAACACCCTGCCGGAGATGCCGCGCAAGTGGGCGACGCAGTTgaacgaggtgctgcgcgagcgctCCAAGGCGCAGTACCCGGCcatcgcgctgctgcacaagaTACGCAACAACGACCGACTCTCCGTGGATCGGCTCATTGAGGATGCACAGGCCGGCCGCGTCCGCTCATCGCTCGCCGTCTGCATCATCATCAAGATGTGCACGGAGCTGATGCAGGACGACTTCACCAGCTCCCTTGAGATTTACAAGTTTGTCACCTCGatgctgcaccgcagcgacATGATCGCCTTTGAAGCCGCCAAGTCGATTGCCTCCTTGCGCAACGTGTCCGACAGGGAGCTGACGCCGGTTGTGACTATGCTCCAGCTGTACCTGAGCTCGCAGAATCAGGTGCTTCGATTTGCCGCTGTGTACTTGATCGGCCGCATCTCGACCACGCACccggccgccgtcgcgccgaTCAACGCGGAGATcgaggcgctcgcgctggATCCGAACCGCGTCATTGCCACGCTCGCCATCACGTCCTTGCTGAAGACCGGGACGGAGAGTACCATTGGGCGAATGCTGACCCAACTGTCCTCGGGCAGCTACATGAGTGAGCTCGGTGACCAGTTGAAGTTGACGATTGTGGACGCCATGCGTGTGCTGAACGCGAAGTTCCCGAGCAAGTATGAGACCCTCCTAGCCTTCCTCTTCCGCGCCCTCAGCGATGAGGGCAGCAGCTCGTTGAAGCAAAGTGTGGTGGATGCCATGCTCGACATCTCCAACTCCAACCCCAGCTCCAAGGAGGTTGTGCTCACACACCTGGCAGAGTTTATCGACGACTGCGAGTTCTCGCAGATCACGAAGCGGGTCTTGATGCACCTCGGCGAGGGTGTCCCGCACTGCTCTAACCCGCGCCACTTCGTGCGCTACGTGTACAACCACGCCACGCTGGAAAAACCTGAAGttcgcgctgtcgccgtgGCGACACTGGCAAAGATCGCGGCGAGCGTGCCATCTCTGCGCCGTTCCATTGTGGCGCTTCTGaagcgctcctgcagcgatggcgacgacgaggtcCGCGACCGCGCCGTGCTGTACACGAAGCTGTTTCTGCAGAATGACGATACGCTTGTGCGCACGTACGTGGAAAAtgtcgcggcggccgtgcagcATCAACGGCACACGCTGCGTGAAGCCCACAAGAAGACGTCGGCGGACGGCGTTCTTGGCGGCTCCACTTCGGCGGATACCATGGTGGCCATTGCAGCCGCACCAAACCACACGGACGCCTCCGGAATGCCGGCCCCGACGCCGGCCATCCTTCAGGGTCGTGATGCCTTGCACCATGTCAGGCAGCTTCGGGAACTGGGGGAGCCGGCGAAGAGCACCGAGCCGGTTCTCATTACGGAGGCCGACAACGAGTACGTTGTGTCTGTCATGAAGCATGTGTACCCGGAGCACGTGGTCGTGCAGTTCAAGGTGAAAAACATGATGGACAACATGCTGTTTAAGAACGTGATTGTGGTCACGAAcacggaggagctggaggcggagccgCTCTACGCCATTCCTATCGAGAGCATCCGCCCAGGGGAGACCCAGTACGGGTACGTGGTGCTGCAGTATGCCCCGGGCAAGTTTCCGAGCGGCACGGTGGAGCCGATGTTCCGCTTCGCCATGGCCGAgcgcgaggacgaggacgccggcGATCACGACGAGTACCCGATGGAGAGCTTTGACGTGGACGTGTGCGATTTTGTGACGCCGATAGACTTGGGCAACAGCATGGAGGACAAGTGGGCAGAGCAGGAGGGCAACGAGACAGCTGGCACTTTCGCGCTGCACTCGATGAAGAACCTGacggaggcagcgcagcagctggctgaCTTCTTTGGGATGCACATCGAGGGCGGCGTGCCTGAGAAGATCACCACAACATCGCACGTGGTCAAGATGTCTGGCGTGCTGGCGGACGAGGACCGCACACTGGTGCTAGTGCAGGCGAAGGTGTTCATTGCAACTGACAACCACGTAGCGCTGCACCTGGCACTGCGCGGCGGGTCGGCAGATATTCGCGAGTACTTGGCGAACGTCCTCCTGCGCTAA